In one window of Hemicordylus capensis ecotype Gifberg chromosome 10, rHemCap1.1.pri, whole genome shotgun sequence DNA:
- the ISLR2 gene encoding immunoglobulin superfamily containing leucine-rich repeat protein 2 isoform X3 has translation MDGRRETSVLPTAEMLPALLRAWLAAAALLGRPSGGCPEPCACVDKYAQQFADCAYKDLQEVPAGLPSNVTTLSLSANKIAALRKGSFVEVTQVTSLWLAHNKIGAIEEGTLAILVQLKNLDVSHNQIVDFPWGDLYNLSALQLLKMNNNRMVQLPGQAFHTLRDLRSLRINNNRFTAVLEGTFDPLTSLSHLQIYNNPFNCTCQLMWLKNWTENTLISIPERDSISCASPEPWKGLPLAKIPYVQCAPPAVQLTYHPNLDHTPLYYGFTLALHCHAVGLPQPEVSWRIQTSGKTLEIKGLGVESEGNDLPSDKSPGKQERFLAFSNGTLVIPHLSKKEEGTYTCLAANEVGRNQTSVNVAVADSPKDPTSPLVDPRTLPGDRKPDGKASKNSVMKPEERPKGRLTRPTPRNYFSEGPRNASGDGEGAPFQPPDFEKKCGPNGAALYISNHAFNQSAELKPHIFDLGVIALDVSEREAKVQITPVYATPEKSHLQRLLYLCEESRRGHSVVQWSQIEEGVNAYRFQGLRPSTNYSVCVTYLGEDCQVQVVFTTKKEIPSLIIIVVVSIFLLGLATIPLLGATCCHLLSKYQGKTYKLIMKTQNPDQMEKHMAADFDPRASYLESEKNYDPSEVGEGDEGGEGEGRGAAEGGPLERDESMMAASLPESQSKTNQEEFEVGSEYSDRLPLGAEAVTISQEINGNYKQPPR, from the exons ATGGATGGACGGAGAGAGACAAGTGTCCTACCTAC GGCGGAGATGCTCCCGGCGCTGCTGCgcgcttggctggcggccgccgCCCTCCTGGGGCGGCCCAGCGGCGGCTGCCCGGAGCCGTGCGCGTGCGTGGACAAGTACGCCCAGCAGTTCGCCGACTGCGCCTACAAGGACCTGCAGGAGGTGCCGGCCGGGCTGCCGTCTAACGTGACCACGCTGAGCCTGTCGGCCAACAAGATCGCCGCCCTGCGGAAGGGCTCCTTCGTGGAGGTGACGCAGGTCACCTCGCTGTGGCTGGCGCACAACAAGATCGGCGCCATCGAGGAGGGCACGCTGGCCATCCTGGTGCAGCTGAAGAACCTCGACGTCAGCCACAACCAGATCGTGGACTTCCCCTGGGGGGACCTGTACAACCTCAGCGCCCTGCAGCTGCTCAAGATGAACAACAACCGCATGGTCCAGCTGCCCGGCCAGGCCTTCCACACCTTGCGGGACCTCCGCTCGCTCCGCATCAACAACAACCGCTTCACCGCCGTCCTGGAAGGCACCTTCGACCCGCTGACCTCCTTGTCGCACCTGCAGATCTACAACAACCCTTTCAACTGCACCTGCCAGCTCATGTGGCTGAAAAACTGGACGGAGAACACCCTGATCTCCATCCCGGAGAGGGACTCCATCAGCTGCGCCTCGCCAGAGCCCTGGAAGGGGCTGCCCTTGGCCAAGATCCCTTACGTGCAGTGCGCGCCCCCCGCCGTCCAGTTGACCTACCACCCCAACTTGGACCACACCCCGCTCTACTATGGCTTCACCCTCGCTTTGCACTGCCACGCTGTGGGTCTTCCCCAGCCAGAGGTCAGCTGGCGCATCCAGACGTCGGGCAAGACCCTGGAGATCAAAGGCTTGGGTGTGGAAAGCGAAGGCAATGACCTGCCCTCTGACAAGTCCCCGGGAAAGCAGGAGAGGTTCCTGGCCTTCAGCAACGGCACCCTGGTGATCCCCCACCTCAGCAAGAAAGAAGAAGGCACCTACACTTGCCTGGCCGCCAACGAGGTCGGCAGGAACCAGACCTCGGTCAACGTCGCCGTGGCGGACTCCCCGAAAGACCCCACGAGCCCACTGGTGGACCCCAGGACGCTGCCCGGAGACCGGAAGCCGGACGGCAAGGCCTCCAAGAACAGCGTCATGAAACCCGAGGAGAGGCCCAAGGGCCGCCTGACGAGACCCACGCCCCGCAACTACTTCTCGGAGGGGCCCAGAAACGCCAGCGGCGATGGGGAGGGCGCGCCCTTCCAGCCGCCCGACTTCGAGAAGAAGTGCGGCCCCAACGGGGCCGCGCTCTACATCTCCAACCACGCCTTCAACCAGAGCGCAGAACTCAAGCCCCACATCTTCGACTTGGGGGTCATCGCCCTTGACGTCTCGGAGAGGGAGGCCAAGGTGCAGATCACCCCCGTCTACGCCACCCCGGAGAAGAGCCACCTGCAGCGGCTCCTGTACCTGTGCGAGGAGAGCCGGAGGGGTCACTCGGTGGTGCAGTGGTCGCAGATCGAGGAAGGCGTGAACGCCTACCGCTTCCAAGGCCTGCGCCCGAGCACCAACTACTCGGTCTGCGTGACCTACCTCGGAGAGGACTGCCAAGTGCAGGTGGTCTTCACCACCAAGAAGGAGATCCCCTCGCTCATCATCATCGTGGTGGTGAGCATCTTCCTCCTGGGGCTGGCCACCATCCCCCTGCTGGGGGCCACCTGTTGCCACCTTCTCTCCAAGTACCAAGGCAAGACCTACAAGCTCATCATGAAAACCCAGAACCCGGACCAGATGGAGAAGCACATGGCCGCCGACTTCGACCCCCGGGCTTCCTACCTGGAATCCGAGAAGAATTACGACCCAAgtgaggtgggggaaggggacgagggaggggagggggaggggaggggggcggcggaGGGGGGGCCGCTGGAGAGGGACGAGAGCATGATGGCCGCCTCCCTGCCCGAATCCCAATCCAAAACCAACCAGGAGGAGTTTGAGGTGGGCTCCGAATACAGCGACCGGCTCCCCCTCGGAGCTGAGGCTGTGACCATCTCCCAGGAGATCAACGGCAACTACAAGCAGCCGCCTCGTTGA
- the ISLR2 gene encoding immunoglobulin superfamily containing leucine-rich repeat protein 2 isoform X1, producing MPGVPQGSSSCRVPPGDATPLKTPSGGQDETVRRGGALGGRLLRGKEGEEERRLVVPRAEMLPALLRAWLAAAALLGRPSGGCPEPCACVDKYAQQFADCAYKDLQEVPAGLPSNVTTLSLSANKIAALRKGSFVEVTQVTSLWLAHNKIGAIEEGTLAILVQLKNLDVSHNQIVDFPWGDLYNLSALQLLKMNNNRMVQLPGQAFHTLRDLRSLRINNNRFTAVLEGTFDPLTSLSHLQIYNNPFNCTCQLMWLKNWTENTLISIPERDSISCASPEPWKGLPLAKIPYVQCAPPAVQLTYHPNLDHTPLYYGFTLALHCHAVGLPQPEVSWRIQTSGKTLEIKGLGVESEGNDLPSDKSPGKQERFLAFSNGTLVIPHLSKKEEGTYTCLAANEVGRNQTSVNVAVADSPKDPTSPLVDPRTLPGDRKPDGKASKNSVMKPEERPKGRLTRPTPRNYFSEGPRNASGDGEGAPFQPPDFEKKCGPNGAALYISNHAFNQSAELKPHIFDLGVIALDVSEREAKVQITPVYATPEKSHLQRLLYLCEESRRGHSVVQWSQIEEGVNAYRFQGLRPSTNYSVCVTYLGEDCQVQVVFTTKKEIPSLIIIVVVSIFLLGLATIPLLGATCCHLLSKYQGKTYKLIMKTQNPDQMEKHMAADFDPRASYLESEKNYDPSEVGEGDEGGEGEGRGAAEGGPLERDESMMAASLPESQSKTNQEEFEVGSEYSDRLPLGAEAVTISQEINGNYKQPPR from the exons ATGCCGGGAGTTCCGCAGGGCTCTTCCAGCTGCAGGGTCCCTCCTGGCGATGCTACCCCCCTGAAGACGCCCTCCGGAGGCCAAGATGAGACGGTAAGGCGTGGGGGGGCGCTGGGCGGAAGGCTGCTTCGAGGCAAGGAGGGCGAGGAGGAGCGGAGGCTGGTGGTGCCCAG GGCGGAGATGCTCCCGGCGCTGCTGCgcgcttggctggcggccgccgCCCTCCTGGGGCGGCCCAGCGGCGGCTGCCCGGAGCCGTGCGCGTGCGTGGACAAGTACGCCCAGCAGTTCGCCGACTGCGCCTACAAGGACCTGCAGGAGGTGCCGGCCGGGCTGCCGTCTAACGTGACCACGCTGAGCCTGTCGGCCAACAAGATCGCCGCCCTGCGGAAGGGCTCCTTCGTGGAGGTGACGCAGGTCACCTCGCTGTGGCTGGCGCACAACAAGATCGGCGCCATCGAGGAGGGCACGCTGGCCATCCTGGTGCAGCTGAAGAACCTCGACGTCAGCCACAACCAGATCGTGGACTTCCCCTGGGGGGACCTGTACAACCTCAGCGCCCTGCAGCTGCTCAAGATGAACAACAACCGCATGGTCCAGCTGCCCGGCCAGGCCTTCCACACCTTGCGGGACCTCCGCTCGCTCCGCATCAACAACAACCGCTTCACCGCCGTCCTGGAAGGCACCTTCGACCCGCTGACCTCCTTGTCGCACCTGCAGATCTACAACAACCCTTTCAACTGCACCTGCCAGCTCATGTGGCTGAAAAACTGGACGGAGAACACCCTGATCTCCATCCCGGAGAGGGACTCCATCAGCTGCGCCTCGCCAGAGCCCTGGAAGGGGCTGCCCTTGGCCAAGATCCCTTACGTGCAGTGCGCGCCCCCCGCCGTCCAGTTGACCTACCACCCCAACTTGGACCACACCCCGCTCTACTATGGCTTCACCCTCGCTTTGCACTGCCACGCTGTGGGTCTTCCCCAGCCAGAGGTCAGCTGGCGCATCCAGACGTCGGGCAAGACCCTGGAGATCAAAGGCTTGGGTGTGGAAAGCGAAGGCAATGACCTGCCCTCTGACAAGTCCCCGGGAAAGCAGGAGAGGTTCCTGGCCTTCAGCAACGGCACCCTGGTGATCCCCCACCTCAGCAAGAAAGAAGAAGGCACCTACACTTGCCTGGCCGCCAACGAGGTCGGCAGGAACCAGACCTCGGTCAACGTCGCCGTGGCGGACTCCCCGAAAGACCCCACGAGCCCACTGGTGGACCCCAGGACGCTGCCCGGAGACCGGAAGCCGGACGGCAAGGCCTCCAAGAACAGCGTCATGAAACCCGAGGAGAGGCCCAAGGGCCGCCTGACGAGACCCACGCCCCGCAACTACTTCTCGGAGGGGCCCAGAAACGCCAGCGGCGATGGGGAGGGCGCGCCCTTCCAGCCGCCCGACTTCGAGAAGAAGTGCGGCCCCAACGGGGCCGCGCTCTACATCTCCAACCACGCCTTCAACCAGAGCGCAGAACTCAAGCCCCACATCTTCGACTTGGGGGTCATCGCCCTTGACGTCTCGGAGAGGGAGGCCAAGGTGCAGATCACCCCCGTCTACGCCACCCCGGAGAAGAGCCACCTGCAGCGGCTCCTGTACCTGTGCGAGGAGAGCCGGAGGGGTCACTCGGTGGTGCAGTGGTCGCAGATCGAGGAAGGCGTGAACGCCTACCGCTTCCAAGGCCTGCGCCCGAGCACCAACTACTCGGTCTGCGTGACCTACCTCGGAGAGGACTGCCAAGTGCAGGTGGTCTTCACCACCAAGAAGGAGATCCCCTCGCTCATCATCATCGTGGTGGTGAGCATCTTCCTCCTGGGGCTGGCCACCATCCCCCTGCTGGGGGCCACCTGTTGCCACCTTCTCTCCAAGTACCAAGGCAAGACCTACAAGCTCATCATGAAAACCCAGAACCCGGACCAGATGGAGAAGCACATGGCCGCCGACTTCGACCCCCGGGCTTCCTACCTGGAATCCGAGAAGAATTACGACCCAAgtgaggtgggggaaggggacgagggaggggagggggaggggaggggggcggcggaGGGGGGGCCGCTGGAGAGGGACGAGAGCATGATGGCCGCCTCCCTGCCCGAATCCCAATCCAAAACCAACCAGGAGGAGTTTGAGGTGGGCTCCGAATACAGCGACCGGCTCCCCCTCGGAGCTGAGGCTGTGACCATCTCCCAGGAGATCAACGGCAACTACAAGCAGCCGCCTCGTTGA
- the ISLR2 gene encoding immunoglobulin superfamily containing leucine-rich repeat protein 2 isoform X4: MRRAEMLPALLRAWLAAAALLGRPSGGCPEPCACVDKYAQQFADCAYKDLQEVPAGLPSNVTTLSLSANKIAALRKGSFVEVTQVTSLWLAHNKIGAIEEGTLAILVQLKNLDVSHNQIVDFPWGDLYNLSALQLLKMNNNRMVQLPGQAFHTLRDLRSLRINNNRFTAVLEGTFDPLTSLSHLQIYNNPFNCTCQLMWLKNWTENTLISIPERDSISCASPEPWKGLPLAKIPYVQCAPPAVQLTYHPNLDHTPLYYGFTLALHCHAVGLPQPEVSWRIQTSGKTLEIKGLGVESEGNDLPSDKSPGKQERFLAFSNGTLVIPHLSKKEEGTYTCLAANEVGRNQTSVNVAVADSPKDPTSPLVDPRTLPGDRKPDGKASKNSVMKPEERPKGRLTRPTPRNYFSEGPRNASGDGEGAPFQPPDFEKKCGPNGAALYISNHAFNQSAELKPHIFDLGVIALDVSEREAKVQITPVYATPEKSHLQRLLYLCEESRRGHSVVQWSQIEEGVNAYRFQGLRPSTNYSVCVTYLGEDCQVQVVFTTKKEIPSLIIIVVVSIFLLGLATIPLLGATCCHLLSKYQGKTYKLIMKTQNPDQMEKHMAADFDPRASYLESEKNYDPSEVGEGDEGGEGEGRGAAEGGPLERDESMMAASLPESQSKTNQEEFEVGSEYSDRLPLGAEAVTISQEINGNYKQPPR, translated from the exons ATGAGACG GGCGGAGATGCTCCCGGCGCTGCTGCgcgcttggctggcggccgccgCCCTCCTGGGGCGGCCCAGCGGCGGCTGCCCGGAGCCGTGCGCGTGCGTGGACAAGTACGCCCAGCAGTTCGCCGACTGCGCCTACAAGGACCTGCAGGAGGTGCCGGCCGGGCTGCCGTCTAACGTGACCACGCTGAGCCTGTCGGCCAACAAGATCGCCGCCCTGCGGAAGGGCTCCTTCGTGGAGGTGACGCAGGTCACCTCGCTGTGGCTGGCGCACAACAAGATCGGCGCCATCGAGGAGGGCACGCTGGCCATCCTGGTGCAGCTGAAGAACCTCGACGTCAGCCACAACCAGATCGTGGACTTCCCCTGGGGGGACCTGTACAACCTCAGCGCCCTGCAGCTGCTCAAGATGAACAACAACCGCATGGTCCAGCTGCCCGGCCAGGCCTTCCACACCTTGCGGGACCTCCGCTCGCTCCGCATCAACAACAACCGCTTCACCGCCGTCCTGGAAGGCACCTTCGACCCGCTGACCTCCTTGTCGCACCTGCAGATCTACAACAACCCTTTCAACTGCACCTGCCAGCTCATGTGGCTGAAAAACTGGACGGAGAACACCCTGATCTCCATCCCGGAGAGGGACTCCATCAGCTGCGCCTCGCCAGAGCCCTGGAAGGGGCTGCCCTTGGCCAAGATCCCTTACGTGCAGTGCGCGCCCCCCGCCGTCCAGTTGACCTACCACCCCAACTTGGACCACACCCCGCTCTACTATGGCTTCACCCTCGCTTTGCACTGCCACGCTGTGGGTCTTCCCCAGCCAGAGGTCAGCTGGCGCATCCAGACGTCGGGCAAGACCCTGGAGATCAAAGGCTTGGGTGTGGAAAGCGAAGGCAATGACCTGCCCTCTGACAAGTCCCCGGGAAAGCAGGAGAGGTTCCTGGCCTTCAGCAACGGCACCCTGGTGATCCCCCACCTCAGCAAGAAAGAAGAAGGCACCTACACTTGCCTGGCCGCCAACGAGGTCGGCAGGAACCAGACCTCGGTCAACGTCGCCGTGGCGGACTCCCCGAAAGACCCCACGAGCCCACTGGTGGACCCCAGGACGCTGCCCGGAGACCGGAAGCCGGACGGCAAGGCCTCCAAGAACAGCGTCATGAAACCCGAGGAGAGGCCCAAGGGCCGCCTGACGAGACCCACGCCCCGCAACTACTTCTCGGAGGGGCCCAGAAACGCCAGCGGCGATGGGGAGGGCGCGCCCTTCCAGCCGCCCGACTTCGAGAAGAAGTGCGGCCCCAACGGGGCCGCGCTCTACATCTCCAACCACGCCTTCAACCAGAGCGCAGAACTCAAGCCCCACATCTTCGACTTGGGGGTCATCGCCCTTGACGTCTCGGAGAGGGAGGCCAAGGTGCAGATCACCCCCGTCTACGCCACCCCGGAGAAGAGCCACCTGCAGCGGCTCCTGTACCTGTGCGAGGAGAGCCGGAGGGGTCACTCGGTGGTGCAGTGGTCGCAGATCGAGGAAGGCGTGAACGCCTACCGCTTCCAAGGCCTGCGCCCGAGCACCAACTACTCGGTCTGCGTGACCTACCTCGGAGAGGACTGCCAAGTGCAGGTGGTCTTCACCACCAAGAAGGAGATCCCCTCGCTCATCATCATCGTGGTGGTGAGCATCTTCCTCCTGGGGCTGGCCACCATCCCCCTGCTGGGGGCCACCTGTTGCCACCTTCTCTCCAAGTACCAAGGCAAGACCTACAAGCTCATCATGAAAACCCAGAACCCGGACCAGATGGAGAAGCACATGGCCGCCGACTTCGACCCCCGGGCTTCCTACCTGGAATCCGAGAAGAATTACGACCCAAgtgaggtgggggaaggggacgagggaggggagggggaggggaggggggcggcggaGGGGGGGCCGCTGGAGAGGGACGAGAGCATGATGGCCGCCTCCCTGCCCGAATCCCAATCCAAAACCAACCAGGAGGAGTTTGAGGTGGGCTCCGAATACAGCGACCGGCTCCCCCTCGGAGCTGAGGCTGTGACCATCTCCCAGGAGATCAACGGCAACTACAAGCAGCCGCCTCGTTGA
- the ISLR2 gene encoding immunoglobulin superfamily containing leucine-rich repeat protein 2 isoform X2, with amino-acid sequence MRDFGGCCRRERSGGAEMLPALLRAWLAAAALLGRPSGGCPEPCACVDKYAQQFADCAYKDLQEVPAGLPSNVTTLSLSANKIAALRKGSFVEVTQVTSLWLAHNKIGAIEEGTLAILVQLKNLDVSHNQIVDFPWGDLYNLSALQLLKMNNNRMVQLPGQAFHTLRDLRSLRINNNRFTAVLEGTFDPLTSLSHLQIYNNPFNCTCQLMWLKNWTENTLISIPERDSISCASPEPWKGLPLAKIPYVQCAPPAVQLTYHPNLDHTPLYYGFTLALHCHAVGLPQPEVSWRIQTSGKTLEIKGLGVESEGNDLPSDKSPGKQERFLAFSNGTLVIPHLSKKEEGTYTCLAANEVGRNQTSVNVAVADSPKDPTSPLVDPRTLPGDRKPDGKASKNSVMKPEERPKGRLTRPTPRNYFSEGPRNASGDGEGAPFQPPDFEKKCGPNGAALYISNHAFNQSAELKPHIFDLGVIALDVSEREAKVQITPVYATPEKSHLQRLLYLCEESRRGHSVVQWSQIEEGVNAYRFQGLRPSTNYSVCVTYLGEDCQVQVVFTTKKEIPSLIIIVVVSIFLLGLATIPLLGATCCHLLSKYQGKTYKLIMKTQNPDQMEKHMAADFDPRASYLESEKNYDPSEVGEGDEGGEGEGRGAAEGGPLERDESMMAASLPESQSKTNQEEFEVGSEYSDRLPLGAEAVTISQEINGNYKQPPR; translated from the exons ATGAGGGACTTTGGAGGCTGCTGCCGTCGGGAGAGAAGCGGGGG GGCGGAGATGCTCCCGGCGCTGCTGCgcgcttggctggcggccgccgCCCTCCTGGGGCGGCCCAGCGGCGGCTGCCCGGAGCCGTGCGCGTGCGTGGACAAGTACGCCCAGCAGTTCGCCGACTGCGCCTACAAGGACCTGCAGGAGGTGCCGGCCGGGCTGCCGTCTAACGTGACCACGCTGAGCCTGTCGGCCAACAAGATCGCCGCCCTGCGGAAGGGCTCCTTCGTGGAGGTGACGCAGGTCACCTCGCTGTGGCTGGCGCACAACAAGATCGGCGCCATCGAGGAGGGCACGCTGGCCATCCTGGTGCAGCTGAAGAACCTCGACGTCAGCCACAACCAGATCGTGGACTTCCCCTGGGGGGACCTGTACAACCTCAGCGCCCTGCAGCTGCTCAAGATGAACAACAACCGCATGGTCCAGCTGCCCGGCCAGGCCTTCCACACCTTGCGGGACCTCCGCTCGCTCCGCATCAACAACAACCGCTTCACCGCCGTCCTGGAAGGCACCTTCGACCCGCTGACCTCCTTGTCGCACCTGCAGATCTACAACAACCCTTTCAACTGCACCTGCCAGCTCATGTGGCTGAAAAACTGGACGGAGAACACCCTGATCTCCATCCCGGAGAGGGACTCCATCAGCTGCGCCTCGCCAGAGCCCTGGAAGGGGCTGCCCTTGGCCAAGATCCCTTACGTGCAGTGCGCGCCCCCCGCCGTCCAGTTGACCTACCACCCCAACTTGGACCACACCCCGCTCTACTATGGCTTCACCCTCGCTTTGCACTGCCACGCTGTGGGTCTTCCCCAGCCAGAGGTCAGCTGGCGCATCCAGACGTCGGGCAAGACCCTGGAGATCAAAGGCTTGGGTGTGGAAAGCGAAGGCAATGACCTGCCCTCTGACAAGTCCCCGGGAAAGCAGGAGAGGTTCCTGGCCTTCAGCAACGGCACCCTGGTGATCCCCCACCTCAGCAAGAAAGAAGAAGGCACCTACACTTGCCTGGCCGCCAACGAGGTCGGCAGGAACCAGACCTCGGTCAACGTCGCCGTGGCGGACTCCCCGAAAGACCCCACGAGCCCACTGGTGGACCCCAGGACGCTGCCCGGAGACCGGAAGCCGGACGGCAAGGCCTCCAAGAACAGCGTCATGAAACCCGAGGAGAGGCCCAAGGGCCGCCTGACGAGACCCACGCCCCGCAACTACTTCTCGGAGGGGCCCAGAAACGCCAGCGGCGATGGGGAGGGCGCGCCCTTCCAGCCGCCCGACTTCGAGAAGAAGTGCGGCCCCAACGGGGCCGCGCTCTACATCTCCAACCACGCCTTCAACCAGAGCGCAGAACTCAAGCCCCACATCTTCGACTTGGGGGTCATCGCCCTTGACGTCTCGGAGAGGGAGGCCAAGGTGCAGATCACCCCCGTCTACGCCACCCCGGAGAAGAGCCACCTGCAGCGGCTCCTGTACCTGTGCGAGGAGAGCCGGAGGGGTCACTCGGTGGTGCAGTGGTCGCAGATCGAGGAAGGCGTGAACGCCTACCGCTTCCAAGGCCTGCGCCCGAGCACCAACTACTCGGTCTGCGTGACCTACCTCGGAGAGGACTGCCAAGTGCAGGTGGTCTTCACCACCAAGAAGGAGATCCCCTCGCTCATCATCATCGTGGTGGTGAGCATCTTCCTCCTGGGGCTGGCCACCATCCCCCTGCTGGGGGCCACCTGTTGCCACCTTCTCTCCAAGTACCAAGGCAAGACCTACAAGCTCATCATGAAAACCCAGAACCCGGACCAGATGGAGAAGCACATGGCCGCCGACTTCGACCCCCGGGCTTCCTACCTGGAATCCGAGAAGAATTACGACCCAAgtgaggtgggggaaggggacgagggaggggagggggaggggaggggggcggcggaGGGGGGGCCGCTGGAGAGGGACGAGAGCATGATGGCCGCCTCCCTGCCCGAATCCCAATCCAAAACCAACCAGGAGGAGTTTGAGGTGGGCTCCGAATACAGCGACCGGCTCCCCCTCGGAGCTGAGGCTGTGACCATCTCCCAGGAGATCAACGGCAACTACAAGCAGCCGCCTCGTTGA